In the genome of Marispirochaeta sp., one region contains:
- a CDS encoding tripartite tricarboxylate transporter TctB family protein: MKRSNIIFGSIGCGLSLYVFWATSSFPTDAVMNIGPDFFPRLIAAGLFIFSGVLIVSNLLSREEDTVVRFDIKDPGVQRAGIALLASIVYGLLVETFGFILTTIVYLVFLMYVMKLRKWKKMGLVAVMVSLLVFLVFRVFLHITLPDGFWA; this comes from the coding sequence GTGAAAAGATCCAACATAATTTTTGGCAGTATTGGCTGCGGTCTCTCTTTGTATGTTTTCTGGGCTACGAGCAGTTTCCCGACGGATGCGGTAATGAACATCGGACCGGATTTTTTCCCCCGTCTGATTGCTGCCGGATTATTCATTTTTAGCGGGGTCCTGATAGTGAGCAACCTCTTGTCCCGGGAAGAAGACACCGTTGTACGCTTTGATATAAAGGATCCGGGGGTTCAGCGTGCAGGAATTGCATTACTGGCCAGCATTGTCTATGGCCTGCTGGTTGAAACCTTCGGTTTTATTTTGACAACGATTGTTTACCTGGTTTTTCTTATGTATGTAATGAAGCTCCGCAAGTGGAAAAAAATGGGCCTTGTAGCTGTTATGGTTTCCCTGCTGGTGTTTTTAGTCTTTCGCGTATTTCTGCATATTACACTGCCAGACGGATTCTGGGCATAA
- a CDS encoding tripartite tricarboxylate transporter substrate binding protein: protein MSKFWNAIVGLCLITAMNTVLWTEGQEEKKVSFPTKDVTVICPWSAGGGTDTILRALAKETEPFLRKTITVTNKTGGGGAVGHGAGISAKPDGYTVTMITFELLSLPPQGLVPFTYEDYDLLMRVNMDPAAITVPVSAPYNTIEEFIEYTKAHPGEVNVGHSGPGSVWQIAGGIFQEKVGINVKYVPYDGAAPAVAALVGNHIQAVSVSPAEVQGQVEAGTLKMLAVMSEDRIQNYPEVPTLKEKGIDVSFGTWRGLAVPKGTPAEVRNILAEAFKKGMESDSFRTFAANAGLGLAYLPADKFAQFLEVSADNVATVMKNLGLAK from the coding sequence ATGAGTAAATTCTGGAATGCAATTGTCGGACTCTGTCTGATCACCGCGATGAACACGGTTCTCTGGACCGAAGGGCAGGAGGAGAAAAAAGTATCATTTCCGACAAAGGATGTTACGGTTATCTGTCCCTGGTCTGCCGGAGGCGGCACTGATACTATCCTCAGGGCCCTGGCCAAAGAGACAGAACCTTTTCTGAGAAAGACAATCACCGTTACAAATAAAACTGGCGGTGGTGGAGCGGTTGGTCATGGTGCGGGAATTTCTGCAAAGCCCGATGGTTACACTGTGACCATGATAACCTTCGAGCTTCTTTCCCTTCCTCCCCAGGGGCTGGTTCCATTTACCTACGAGGATTATGATCTTCTGATGCGGGTAAATATGGATCCCGCCGCGATTACTGTCCCCGTTTCTGCGCCCTACAACACGATTGAAGAGTTCATCGAATATACCAAAGCTCATCCTGGTGAGGTGAATGTAGGCCACTCCGGACCAGGCTCGGTCTGGCAAATTGCCGGCGGAATTTTCCAGGAGAAGGTAGGTATCAATGTAAAATATGTTCCCTACGACGGTGCCGCGCCGGCGGTGGCCGCCCTTGTGGGAAACCATATTCAGGCGGTATCAGTCAGCCCCGCGGAAGTTCAGGGGCAGGTCGAGGCCGGAACCCTCAAGATGCTGGCGGTTATGAGCGAAGACCGGATTCAGAATTATCCGGAGGTACCGACCCTGAAGGAAAAAGGTATTGATGTTTCCTTTGGCACATGGCGCGGACTTGCAGTTCCCAAGGGAACCCCTGCTGAAGTTCGCAATATTCTTGCTGAAGCTTTCAAGAAAGGAATGGAATCAGACTCCTTCAGAACCTTTGCTGCTAATGCGGGACTTGGGCTGGCATATCTGCCGGCTGATAAATTCGCGCAGTTTTTAGAAGTTTCTGCTGATAACGTAGCAACGGTCATGAAAAATCTTGGACTCGCTAAATAG
- a CDS encoding tripartite tricarboxylate transporter substrate binding protein, whose product MKLFSRILAAVFFSITPFLFGAGIAETETFPAHPVTILVPYARGGGTDYVARSIAGVGEKYLGQVICVNNILGSSGAAGMVEGAAAIPDGYTVTMITRELVSLPAVGVADITKDDFQLLCLLNTDPAVLVVPRDSSMDSVKTLVDEARENPGKLRFASAAKPHFYILDFERKLNINFNKIPYNGAAPAIQAMIDGRADFGLVNPGELKPWLESKEVRCIAIMDKKRSVFLPEVPTFLEQGYDVTSYTWRGLAVPAGTPAAVRNKLEDTFASAAKDPAFAQVLSQGYYTAAFLNSEDFSLFIDEDWQVVSGYVW is encoded by the coding sequence ATGAAGTTGTTTTCCCGAATACTGGCAGCTGTCTTTTTTTCCATTACTCCATTTCTATTTGGAGCCGGTATCGCCGAAACTGAAACCTTTCCTGCTCATCCTGTAACAATTCTTGTCCCCTATGCCCGCGGAGGCGGTACTGACTATGTAGCCAGAAGTATCGCGGGCGTTGGTGAAAAGTATCTGGGGCAGGTAATTTGTGTAAACAATATTCTCGGGAGCTCTGGTGCTGCAGGAATGGTAGAGGGAGCTGCGGCGATTCCCGACGGATATACCGTAACAATGATTACACGCGAACTGGTGTCTCTTCCTGCGGTTGGGGTCGCTGATATAACCAAAGATGATTTTCAGCTGTTATGCCTGCTGAACACTGATCCAGCGGTCCTGGTTGTTCCCCGGGACTCATCCATGGATTCTGTAAAAACCCTCGTTGATGAGGCCCGCGAGAATCCGGGAAAACTTCGTTTTGCCAGTGCTGCGAAACCGCATTTTTATATTCTTGATTTCGAACGAAAGCTGAATATCAATTTTAACAAGATCCCGTACAACGGAGCTGCTCCTGCAATCCAGGCTATGATAGACGGGCGGGCCGATTTTGGTCTGGTTAATCCGGGGGAACTCAAACCGTGGCTGGAATCGAAGGAAGTACGGTGTATCGCCATAATGGATAAAAAACGGAGCGTGTTTCTCCCGGAAGTTCCTACCTTTCTGGAACAGGGATATGATGTTACCTCCTATACCTGGCGCGGTCTGGCGGTTCCTGCCGGAACACCCGCGGCTGTCAGAAATAAGCTGGAAGACACCTTTGCCTCTGCCGCGAAAGACCCCGCATTCGCACAGGTATTATCACAGGGTTATTACACCGCCGCATTTCTTAATTCCGAGGACTTTTCTCTGTTCATTGATGAGGATTGGCAGGTTGTCTCCGGTTATGTCTGGTAG
- a CDS encoding response regulator, which translates to MLRLLIVDDEPMFRESLVQAVDWGKLEIEVVGEAYNGCSALGILEDTAVDVIITDIRMPEMDGLELIRRASVLHPDIRYIVLSAFDDFILVKQAFLLGIVDYLLKSEIREDDLAKILTRQAAEIQRRAVQQIPGAAYAAEAGRQFTRQMLRSCVERRLHLPMASLPEKYAASVFAGGVYSVVLGIHFRDCHISTDQIYARLSESFELLEKIVDQHSGWIGYSEQQRYILFFFSQTKLSWRDFSYETEKLRCEVEHELQQICSSCTVSAGFSSLKQTSVLSRMKGEAERAFQLYFIRGCGKTWGYNRYLESCNNAELPDNRLFRRFIEFIKTRDIPGAVQHLKEFQLSPPGLRGSSVPEVVTLFSKYHYHLLSYCEQMKIDEDPDIRETLDHFLTLLAAAAPLNDLNEWLSDILNLVLAKTQGKNSLVNRVVGYIKNNYHREISLSGVAEHFNVNPSYLSRLFSRYIEKGFNAYLTEVRVVKARHLLETENLRVHEVAQLVGIGNPESFSRIFKRVTGKPPRDYLMGNPALPDKDVQIIR; encoded by the coding sequence ATGCTGCGGCTTTTAATCGTTGATGATGAACCAATGTTTCGGGAAAGTCTTGTTCAGGCAGTTGACTGGGGGAAATTGGAAATCGAGGTTGTGGGCGAAGCATATAACGGCTGCTCAGCCCTTGGAATCCTCGAGGATACTGCTGTTGATGTAATAATTACCGATATTCGAATGCCGGAAATGGACGGGCTTGAGCTGATACGCCGTGCGTCGGTTCTGCATCCGGATATTCGATACATTGTACTTAGTGCTTTTGATGATTTTATCCTTGTAAAGCAGGCATTTCTGCTGGGAATTGTGGACTATTTACTGAAGTCGGAAATCCGGGAAGATGACCTGGCAAAGATACTGACCCGTCAGGCAGCAGAGATACAGCGCCGGGCTGTACAGCAGATCCCGGGAGCAGCATACGCGGCTGAAGCCGGTCGGCAGTTCACGCGGCAGATGCTTCGCAGTTGTGTTGAGCGCCGACTGCATCTTCCAATGGCCTCCTTGCCCGAGAAATACGCTGCCTCAGTTTTCGCAGGAGGAGTCTATTCTGTTGTTTTGGGCATCCATTTCAGAGACTGCCATATTTCCACGGATCAAATTTACGCGCGGCTCTCTGAAAGCTTTGAACTTCTGGAAAAAATCGTCGATCAGCATTCAGGCTGGATTGGGTATTCTGAACAGCAAAGGTATATTCTATTTTTCTTTTCGCAGACAAAACTAAGCTGGAGGGATTTCAGTTACGAGACGGAAAAACTTCGCTGCGAAGTAGAACACGAGTTACAACAGATATGTTCATCCTGTACAGTCAGCGCCGGATTCAGCTCCCTCAAGCAGACAAGTGTTCTCAGCAGAATGAAGGGCGAAGCGGAAAGGGCTTTTCAACTCTACTTTATCAGAGGGTGCGGTAAAACCTGGGGGTACAATCGTTATCTTGAAAGTTGTAACAACGCCGAATTACCTGATAATAGATTGTTTCGCCGTTTCATCGAGTTTATTAAAACGCGTGACATTCCGGGAGCTGTTCAGCACCTGAAGGAATTTCAGCTTTCTCCTCCCGGGTTGCGTGGCTCTTCTGTTCCAGAGGTTGTGACTCTTTTCAGCAAATACCATTATCATCTGCTTTCCTACTGCGAACAGATGAAAATTGATGAAGATCCTGATATCCGGGAAACTCTGGACCATTTCCTGACTCTCCTTGCTGCAGCAGCGCCGTTAAACGATTTAAACGAATGGCTTTCTGATATTCTTAATCTTGTACTTGCTAAGACACAGGGCAAAAACTCTTTAGTTAACAGGGTTGTAGGCTACATAAAGAATAATTATCATCGGGAGATTTCCTTATCCGGAGTGGCAGAACACTTTAACGTGAATCCAAGTTATTTGAGCAGGCTTTTTTCCCGGTATATTGAAAAAGGATTCAATGCGTATCTTACCGAGGTTCGTGTTGTAAAAGCCCGGCATCTGCTGGAAACAGAAAACCTGCGGGTTCACGAAGTCGCCCAGTTGGTGGGAATCGGGAATCCTGAGTCTTTCAGCCGGATTTTCAAGCGGGTAACAGGAAAACCTCCCAGGGATTACCTGATGGGAAATCCCGCCCTTCCGGATAAGGATGTGCAGATAATTCGGTAA
- a CDS encoding sensor histidine kinase, translated as MRIVKKIASTTLKTSLFLIALFFCTVLLSGIMLNLKELSNQTITVLSDWNALDSVTNDVLYYRLDAVNRLERMENEWINATVKLDQSFKTLKQNSLLHFLPQDISYEIEQAWYVWLFTKKKLEEGQTIYSDIIHGERAEEILFEMDRQIFYEKLLNLINTSDSREERNVFRSFLAQMYVMNITGGNFSQLLESISRKIPGKIDSYIFIMVIIIGCSMIMVILVSLVSARKLIEPINRLASEVRNMSEREYPRRLDTVLIPDSEDEVGIIHNAFNRMAMRIHALYEESLNKERETRKAQFKALQYQINPHFLYNTLGTLQMTAAVRGDREMSETIQALSRLLRNTISKSDRLITVQEELDIMDDYIALMQIRYKHRLQYSTKLDDQAGEYFIPALVLQPLLENAVLHGLTARLNSENSNAMLSVEGNTVNGGLVLSVRDNGSGISTAQQARLLSVPRDQPETGGVCIGLKNIHDRVVLLFGNEFGIRIDSVEGEYTLIDVHLPLLMEEKDAAAFNR; from the coding sequence GTGAGAATTGTAAAAAAGATTGCTTCTACGACATTGAAAACCTCTCTTTTTCTCATTGCCCTTTTTTTCTGTACTGTTCTTCTATCCGGGATAATGTTGAACCTTAAAGAGCTCTCCAATCAGACAATCACGGTTCTCTCCGACTGGAATGCTCTTGACAGTGTCACCAATGATGTCCTGTATTATCGGCTTGATGCTGTAAACCGGCTGGAGCGTATGGAAAACGAATGGATAAATGCTACCGTCAAGCTGGACCAATCCTTCAAAACCCTCAAACAGAATAGCCTGCTGCATTTTCTTCCTCAGGATATTTCCTATGAAATAGAGCAGGCCTGGTATGTGTGGCTCTTTACCAAAAAGAAACTTGAAGAAGGACAGACCATTTACAGTGACATTATTCACGGTGAGCGGGCAGAGGAAATTCTTTTTGAGATGGACAGACAGATCTTCTATGAAAAGCTTCTGAACCTTATCAATACTTCAGACAGCAGGGAAGAAAGAAATGTATTCAGAAGTTTCCTGGCTCAAATGTATGTGATGAACATTACCGGGGGTAATTTCTCCCAACTGCTGGAATCCATCAGCAGAAAAATCCCGGGAAAGATCGATTCTTACATTTTTATTATGGTGATCATTATTGGATGCAGCATGATTATGGTGATCCTGGTATCTCTGGTCTCTGCCCGCAAGCTTATAGAACCGATCAACAGGCTCGCGTCGGAGGTGAGGAATATGAGCGAAAGAGAGTATCCCCGCCGGCTGGATACGGTACTCATTCCTGACAGCGAAGATGAGGTAGGGATCATTCATAACGCCTTTAACCGAATGGCGATGCGTATTCATGCCTTATACGAGGAATCATTGAACAAAGAGCGGGAAACGAGAAAGGCGCAATTCAAGGCTCTGCAGTACCAGATTAATCCCCATTTTCTGTATAATACCCTCGGGACCCTCCAGATGACTGCCGCCGTTCGGGGTGACCGTGAGATGTCGGAAACGATTCAGGCTCTCAGTCGGCTTCTGCGCAACACAATATCTAAAAGTGACCGGCTTATTACCGTGCAGGAAGAACTTGATATTATGGACGATTATATCGCTCTGATGCAGATCCGGTACAAGCATCGTCTGCAGTATTCAACAAAACTCGATGATCAGGCAGGGGAGTATTTTATTCCGGCTCTGGTGCTGCAGCCTTTGCTGGAAAACGCCGTATTGCACGGCTTGACTGCCAGGCTCAATTCGGAGAATTCCAACGCGATGTTATCGGTGGAAGGAAACACAGTTAATGGCGGATTGGTTCTGTCTGTTCGGGATAATGGCTCCGGAATTTCCACTGCACAGCAGGCCCGGCTTCTCTCTGTACCCCGGGATCAGCCGGAGACAGGAGGCGTCTGCATCGGTCTGAAGAACATTCATGATCGGGTAGTCCTTCTGTTCGGTAATGAGTTTGGGATCAGGATTGATTCTGTGGAAGGGGAGTATACATTAATTGATGTCCACCTTCCGCTATTGATGGAGGAGAAAGATGCTGCGGCTTTTAATCGTTGA